The sequence GGCAGGGTGACAATGTTATCCCAGTAACTGAAGTTACTGCTGGACCATGCACTGTTATTCAGCTAAAGACAGTCGAAAAGGATGGCTATCGTGCTGTTCAGATTGGCTATGGTTCAAAGCGCTCTAGTTTAATTACCAAAGCTTTGAAGGGACACTTTAAGGGTTTTGGTGATTTTCGCTATGTTAGAGAATTCCGTCTTGATAACGATGAAAACATTGGTGAATTAAAAGCTGGTGATCAAATCAGTTTAGCTACTTTTGCGAAGGATGATGTTTTGACTGCTACTGGTACTTCTAAAGGTAAAGGTTTCCAAGGTGTAGTTAAGCGCCATGGTTTTCATGGACAAGATGCTACTCACGGTAACAAAGATCAATTGCGTGCTTCAGGTTCTGTCGGTGCTGGTGGTGTACAACACGTTTTTAAAGGTGTTCGTATGGCCGGTCGCATGGGTGGTGATCGCGTAACATTACATGATGTTAAGATTGTTGCGATTGATGAAACTAACAATTCATTTTTTGTTAAAGGTGCTTTGCCTGGTGCTCGTAACGGTTTAGTATTATTCTTTGGTGAAGGTGAATTAAAAACAGGTTTACCAGTTGCCAAAGTTGAAGAACCAGTTGTTGAAGAAGTAACAGAAGCTCCAGTTGTAGTTGCTACAGAAGAAACTCCAGAAGAAGTTAAAACAGAAGTTGTTGCCGAACCGGTTGTAGTAGCTGAAGAAAAAGTTGAAACAACTCCAGAGGCTGAAGTCGCCGAAGTTAAAGAAACTCCAGTAGTTGAAGAAACAGTTGCTGAAGTTCCTGCTACTGAAACGCCAGTTGAAGTCGCTGAAGAAAAAGTTGACGAAGAAGTAA is a genomic window of Candidatus Falkowbacteria bacterium containing:
- the rplC gene encoding 50S ribosomal protein L3 — encoded protein: MKFIIGKKVAMTQLWQGDNVIPVTEVTAGPCTVIQLKTVEKDGYRAVQIGYGSKRSSLITKALKGHFKGFGDFRYVREFRLDNDENIGELKAGDQISLATFAKDDVLTATGTSKGKGFQGVVKRHGFHGQDATHGNKDQLRASGSVGAGGVQHVFKGVRMAGRMGGDRVTLHDVKIVAIDETNNSFFVKGALPGARNGLVLFFGEGELKTGLPVAKVEEPVVEEVTEAPVVVATEETPEEVKTEVVAEPVVVAEEKVETTPEAEVAEVKETPVVEETVAEVPATETPVEVAEEKVDEEVKTQA